TTTTGGTGTGTAATTATGCCCGTATTTATTGATATATTTGTCTAATTCATTTACAAAGTCAGCAGCGGTGGCGAAACGTTTACGTTCTTTTCGATGTAAGGCACGTTTAAGAATTTTTTCTAATGGTTTTGGGGCATCTCGTCGTCGTTTACGTAAAGCGGGTATTTTTGCATCGCGAATGCGTAACATAACTTGTAATTCATTATCACCGGTAAATAGTCGTTCACCGGTGAGAAGTTCAAAGAGAATAACTGCAGTAGACCAAAGATCAATTGATTGATTAGGCAGTTGACCGCGAATTTGTTCTGGCGAGAGATATCCAAGTTTGCCCTTAATAGAACCCTGTATAGTCCAACCTTCAATAGCGATTAATTTAGCTACCCCAAAATCACCAAGTTTAACTTCACCTTCAGCAGAAATAAAAATATTAGATGGGGTTACATCACGATGTACGATACCCAGAGGACGTCCGTTAGGGGTTACAGCTTGATGTACATATTCAAGACCGCGCAATACATGGGCCATTATGTGAACAGCGGCATCAGGAGCAATATTAATCCCTTTCTCTGCGAGACGATTGCTAATACGTTCAAGATCGCGACCTTGAATATATTCCATAGCTATGTAGTAACGACCTTCAGCTTCGCCAGAATCATAAACGCGAATAATATTGGGGTGACGTAACATTATAGTTACATCAGCTTCGGTTAGAAAAAGATCTACCGCATCACGGTCGCGTTCGAGTTCATCGTGTAGGCGTTTAACGACAATAGGCGTAGAAGCTTCGGTATCATTACTTATGGCAAGAAAAACTTCAGCCATGCCACCAGCACCAATTTTGCGCAGTAACTTATATTTGCCAAATTGCTCTATTGAAACAGTTTCGTTCACATTGACCCTACTTTGTGAGCTGCAGCCAATGAGGGCAAGCGTATACTAAAAGTAGTACCACGCCCTTTTTTGCTGGTTACCTTTATAGAACCACTGTGGTCTGCAACAAAGCGTTTAACAATAGAAAGTCCAAGTCCGGTACCAACATTTTTAAAACTATTGTAAAAACCGGCAGTTACGTTACTTGTATTAAAGTTTAAATTTATATCAGAGTGGTTTTTAATATCATTATTAGTTTCTGTGAGTGCAGGAATTACATTTTGACTAATACTACATGAATTATGCGTATCAGTTTTATTAGTAGAAGGTTCTTGAAAAAGTTGCATAAGAGTTTCAGATAGACCAGGACCGTTATCACTCACGTTGAATAGTAACGAACCGTTATCAATACTAAAATCGATGTCTACACGTCCACCGCGTTCTAATGCCTCCATGGCATTACGACTAAGATTTGATACAATCCGTTTAACTCTGCCAAGGTCAACAACAATAGTTCCGGGTTTAGCAATTTTAACAGTTAAGATAATACCACGTGGTTGTGCCTGTATGCTTAATTTGTCTTCAATTTCTTTTTGCAATTCGATTAAAGCAACTGCTGCTGGATGCAAATATGAATCACCGCGAGCAAATGCTAACAGGTCAGTGATCATGGCATTGATCTCTTCGACTTCGTGTAGAATACGCGCATAACAATGGCGCCGCTCTGTTTCAACATTTGAGTGCGCCATGAGATGGGCATAACCTGAAATAACTGCCATAGGATTGCGCAAATCATGAGCAACACTGGTTAGCATGCGTCCAATATGAGCTAACCGCTCGGTTTCGCTATGTGTTTGGTGCTCAGAAATAGTAATATTATCACGTAAAACTTGAGGATTTGTTTTATTAGGATCAGTGATATTAGTTAAATTATGCGCATATGCAATATGAGAAGACATACATCCCCTCCAAATCTATTATACCGCCATAGCAGAAGCATCCGAAAAGGATATAGTCAACGAGAATCGCCGTAAAAAATATTATTTTGTATGGTGACATCCCTAATTAGGTTGGTTTTCGTCAGGTTTTTTTAAAAAAGCTACACGATTACGGCCACTTGATTTTGCTAAATATAGTGCTTTATCGGCAGCTCGCAATAAGGCACGCGAACTATCGACTATATTAGAGTCGATGGCAGCTACTCCAACAGACATGGTAACGTGACAAGGTACGTGTGGATCACCTAGGTTTTGGTCTTCAATATTGGCACGCAGGCGTTCGGCCACCAGCAGTGCATCTTGCATGTTAGTGTGGGGTAAAATTATAGTGAATTCATCCCCACCATAGCGTGAAACGAAATCTACGTCTCGAACACCATTTTGCAAAACTACACCAAAGCGTTTAAGTACGCGACTACCAAAAAGATGGTCGTGCTGATCGTTAACCTGCTTAAAAAAATCAATATCAATCATCGTTACTGCTAAGGTATCATGATGGCGACGGGCGCGGCGGTATTCTTCATCAAGGCGCGAGAATAAAAAGCGCTGATTATATAAACCGGTCACATCATCTGTTATTGATAATTGTTCAAGACGAAAATTAGCCTCGACAAGCTGGTGGGTGCGTTCTTGTACTTGCAGTTCGAGGTTGTGGTTCATGGTTTCAATTTGTTGATTTGCTTGCTGTAGATTTGCGATTAGACGTCGGTTTTCAAGCAGAATACGACGTTTTTCAAGAGCGCGACCGACAGTAGATACAACATCATCAAGCGAGTTAAAAGGTTTGACTAAATAATCATATACACCTGCATTAATGGCTGACAACATACTATCCATGTCAGCAAAGGCAGTCATTAATATTACGTCTAAGTCTTCATAAGTTGAATGGATGCGTTTTAATAAATCTAAACCGGATAAACCAGGTAAATTTTTATCGGTTATTATAAGATCATAAGTAATACTTTCGAGTTTTTTAAGCGCGGCTTCGGCATCATATACAAGATCAACGATATAACCTGCAGGAGGTAATAATTCATTAAAAAGTTCACCAACGACAGGGTCGTCTTCAACTACCAATATGCGCGGTGTACTAGATGTCAAAAGAATGAGAACCTCCATGTCTTACTTTACCCCATCTACTGAGTTAATAACTCTAATTTATTTTTATATGGTTAAAAAGTAGGAGAAACTTAAGATGATTAGCAAGCAAAATCGCCCCAAAATAGCACTTCTTGGCGTCGGCCAAGTAGGCGGAAATTTAGCACTTTTAGCCGCCATGCGAGAACTTGGGGATATCGTACTTTTTGATATTGCCTCGTTAGAAGGCATGGCTAAAGGCAAAGCTCTTGATATTGGCCAGCTACTTGCGGTTGATGGATTGAATGTCAATATTTTGGGCACCTCAGATTGGCAGCAAATTCATGATGCCGATGTAGTTATTGTTACTGCGGGAAGACCTCGTCAAAAAGGAATGAGTCGTGATGATTTGCTTGATGTAAATGTGCCCATTATTGTTGAGGTGGCAAAAAACGTTAAACAATATGCTCCTGATGCTTTTGCCATTATTATTGCCAATCCGCTTGATGCAATGGTGCATGCTTTTTCACGGGTAGCAAATTTTCAAAAACAACAAGTAGTAGGTATGGCTGGTGTGCTTGATTCTGCACGGTTTCGTTTTTTTATTGCGAAAAAGCTAGGAGTCTCGGTCAGCGATGTAACCGCGTTTGTTTTAGGTGGTCATGGTGATGATATGGTGCCAGTAGTGTCGCTGTGCACCGTGGGTGGTATTCCCGTGTCGCAATTATTAAAACAAGAAGAAATTGATGCCATAGTTGAACGAACTCGAAAAGCCGGCAGTGAAATCGTTGCGTTACTTAAAACCGGAAGCGCATATTATTCGCCAGCAGCAAGTGCCATTTGTATGGCAGAAGCATACCTGCGCGATCAAAAACGGGTGTTAACTTGTGCGGCATATTGTCAGGGTGAGTATAACTGTGATGGCATTTATTTTGGAGTGCCAACCATAATTGGTAAAGGAGGGGTTGAAAAAGTGCTACAAGTTGAGCTTGATGCAAATGCCAAAAAGGCATTGGCATTGTCGGCAAGTCATGTCGTGGAATTAGTTAAAGCAGTAGATAAGCGAATACCGGCAATAAATATATAAAGTAACAAAACTTAATCGCGGCTACATATGTTGGAACATAACTTTGGACCGCGCTAAGCTTTGAGATTATGGATAAATCGACAACGAGTCCGCAAACCTCAATGTCACAAAATACCCCAACAGATAGTATTAATACTGATCCCTGCCCACGTTGCGGTTATAAGAGTACACCTTTAATTGCAGGTAATGGAGTGCCCGACAGTTCACTATCAGATGAGTGTCCTCGTTGTGGTGTTATTAAAAGCAAGTTTCGTGTACGTGCCGCTGCACAGCACAATGAAAATGTTGCCTTGGCAAATATTAATAGTAATGCAGTAGCAGGGTTAGCAGATACTTCAGAATCGCAAATAGTAGAAGAGCAAGCAGAAGCAACTAAGATCCCTACCCTAAAAGATCGATTTTTAGCTTACATTATTACCAACTGTCGTGTGGCGGTTATAGTGGCGATTGCCAGACTCGTAATCGTTATGCTGGTCACTATTGCCTATGGTGATGACATGGTGACCGTTTTCAATAGTGGTTATTTTCGCATGGCGCGTATTAATAATTCGGCACAAGCTATTATTGGACTATTAACGCTTGCCGCATTCATTGCGGCTTTTTGGTACGAATATGTGAGAATTCCACTCATCCACAGTGCGACTCGCGGTGAATTACAAAGAGGCATTATTATAGTTGACAACAATGGTAATCAGGCAGAAAATTTTGGCTTATTTTTACGCCGCGCAATTGTATTGCTTATCCATAATATCATTATAATAACAGCGCTTTTTCCCTTTATCGATAAAAAGCAACGTACTTTGTCTGATCTTGCATCTGAAAGTCATCCGATAAAGGTTGCGCAACCAACAAGTAATGGTTTTGCTGCATTTTTCTTAGCCATAATGGTGATCTTGGGAACGCAGAAGTTGGTTATGTGGCGAATAGATTCGTTTATGCCTCAAAGTGCTACTGAACGTGCCAAAGAATTACGAAAAGAACAAGCTCGCGAAGAAGCTGCACGTCGTACTATTGAAAGAATGGCTGAAACGAAAATTAAAAACAGCATTAAAAAAGACATTCGTGCTTTACTCGACGCTTATCATCGCCGCTTTGGACATTACACTAGCGATATTTTAATGTTGTTAGAAACCTGCGGGTCTGAGGTTTTTGGAACACGACTGTCAGCAGCATCGGCTAATATATTAGATAACCAGATAGTCATTCTTGCTGATCAAAACCCACCGCGAATTGAAGTTATAGGGCGAATACGTCATAAAGCTCGTCAACCGACGCGTACACGCTAAAATAGTGGTGTCTAAGTATTTTGGTCTTAATCAATAGTCTCGACAATTGCTTTTAAAAATAACAGAAGAGCCACTTGCAAAAGTCCCTATGATTTCCAATTATAGCAAATATAACGTCATTCCCGCGAAAGCGGGAATCTAGGAATGTTATGTAAAAACAATATGTTATGGACCCCCGCGTTCGCGATGGTGACGATGAAAAGGTTATTATGGTATTTTTGCAAGTG
This DNA window, taken from Deltaproteobacteria bacterium, encodes the following:
- a CDS encoding serine/threonine protein kinase, producing the protein MNETVSIEQFGKYKLLRKIGAGGMAEVFLAISNDTEASTPIVVKRLHDELERDRDAVDLFLTEADVTIMLRHPNIIRVYDSGEAEGRYYIAMEYIQGRDLERISNRLAEKGINIAPDAAVHIMAHVLRGLEYVHQAVTPNGRPLGIVHRDVTPSNIFISAEGEVKLGDFGVAKLIAIEGWTIQGSIKGKLGYLSPEQIRGQLPNQSIDLWSTAVILFELLTGERLFTGDNELQVMLRIRDAKIPALRKRRRDAPKPLEKILKRALHRKERKRFATAADFVNELDKYINKYGHNYTPKELISYLSSILA
- a CDS encoding HAMP domain-containing histidine kinase; amino-acid sequence: MSSHIAYAHNLTNITDPNKTNPQVLRDNITISEHQTHSETERLAHIGRMLTSVAHDLRNPMAVISGYAHLMAHSNVETERRHCYARILHEVEEINAMITDLLAFARGDSYLHPAAVALIELQKEIEDKLSIQAQPRGIILTVKIAKPGTIVVDLGRVKRIVSNLSRNAMEALERGGRVDIDFSIDNGSLLFNVSDNGPGLSETLMQLFQEPSTNKTDTHNSCSISQNVIPALTETNNDIKNHSDINLNFNTSNVTAGFYNSFKNVGTGLGLSIVKRFVADHSGSIKVTSKKGRGTTFSIRLPSLAAAHKVGSM
- a CDS encoding diguanylate cyclase; the protein is MTSSTPRILVVEDDPVVGELFNELLPPAGYIVDLVYDAEAALKKLESITYDLIITDKNLPGLSGLDLLKRIHSTYEDLDVILMTAFADMDSMLSAINAGVYDYLVKPFNSLDDVVSTVGRALEKRRILLENRRLIANLQQANQQIETMNHNLELQVQERTHQLVEANFRLEQLSITDDVTGLYNQRFLFSRLDEEYRRARRHHDTLAVTMIDIDFFKQVNDQHDHLFGSRVLKRFGVVLQNGVRDVDFVSRYGGDEFTIILPHTNMQDALLVAERLRANIEDQNLGDPHVPCHVTMSVGVAAIDSNIVDSSRALLRAADKALYLAKSSGRNRVAFLKKPDENQPN
- the mdh gene encoding malate dehydrogenase, which translates into the protein MISKQNRPKIALLGVGQVGGNLALLAAMRELGDIVLFDIASLEGMAKGKALDIGQLLAVDGLNVNILGTSDWQQIHDADVVIVTAGRPRQKGMSRDDLLDVNVPIIVEVAKNVKQYAPDAFAIIIANPLDAMVHAFSRVANFQKQQVVGMAGVLDSARFRFFIAKKLGVSVSDVTAFVLGGHGDDMVPVVSLCTVGGIPVSQLLKQEEIDAIVERTRKAGSEIVALLKTGSAYYSPAASAICMAEAYLRDQKRVLTCAAYCQGEYNCDGIYFGVPTIIGKGGVEKVLQVELDANAKKALALSASHVVELVKAVDKRIPAINI
- a CDS encoding RDD family protein, which translates into the protein MDKSTTSPQTSMSQNTPTDSINTDPCPRCGYKSTPLIAGNGVPDSSLSDECPRCGVIKSKFRVRAAAQHNENVALANINSNAVAGLADTSESQIVEEQAEATKIPTLKDRFLAYIITNCRVAVIVAIARLVIVMLVTIAYGDDMVTVFNSGYFRMARINNSAQAIIGLLTLAAFIAAFWYEYVRIPLIHSATRGELQRGIIIVDNNGNQAENFGLFLRRAIVLLIHNIIIITALFPFIDKKQRTLSDLASESHPIKVAQPTSNGFAAFFLAIMVILGTQKLVMWRIDSFMPQSATERAKELRKEQAREEAARRTIERMAETKIKNSIKKDIRALLDAYHRRFGHYTSDILMLLETCGSEVFGTRLSAASANILDNQIVILADQNPPRIEVIGRIRHKARQPTRTR